From Acropora muricata isolate sample 2 unplaced genomic scaffold, ASM3666990v1 scaffold_713, whole genome shotgun sequence, the proteins below share one genomic window:
- the LOC136906628 gene encoding mediator of RNA polymerase II transcription subunit 14-like isoform X2 — protein sequence MSSKMAPTDGQVVGSTKINLSMLIDFLLQKTYHELTVLSELLPRKSDIERKIEIVQFASRTRQQFVRLLALVKWAASAERVDKYQAMSTILDKQSMLFIDTADMLARMSRESLVKARLPTFCLPAAVDVLTGGTYPRLPTCIRDKIVPADPITSSEKTKTLRRLDQVIQHRLVTSKLPSEMGSMIVANGRVKFKVEHEFEVMLTLMGDESTIPWRVLQIDFLVQDMETGDGKSLVHTLQTQYIHQLVQSRMFVEEDPLVDLYKCLHSFCLSLQLQVLHFQAKQLIRERWGENVRIEEYSIGKKLVISYWRSKGQQRQKTVYKMTICGDATDSPNCLCVQHFPALPSEFMVESISKVTPGDLYIEKLLTHTIKAQSNVKLKELLKLVSKDSSFGSQVTTDGTSPSLAIQVSPNPTPAEIIIVAVGKRTGCFQVSLGNGQESGICAELGNALESHVAQFVSVLNDARCQLYVQRYLRSTLQLPVTVSLSLPVVNSSEHTRLAQLSRHKLFVRFRHYPNYCLVVEVCFEEGSKDVSTKYHLLQIKPSFGEDTTHPITSTDSASDNQQAKRVEVKKEGRKSQERSRPSCEGTWNTVTEVSQKRRPLFVTAGHMVTLDPKKLTDFAGTPLSGMLWENEEGAKRKRSSAEKENHLVKRQKTTTDVLEDGRNNSSYVPTFGHMVSICHSRIPFIQLREELGRHRIIYQGLTSEAGVGLALRLSNLPLPKDCDPTLVSSLQPSVLDCVLRFPGESHRTCLMEMIIDNCPLEGMFVSEKDRTRHVLFEYSAEQNTEYKGEDAGENWARSVVNKLLNDWCSVCKLYQHASELDVFLNDSQSHFRHMCRVYSYNYKQLTLQYDPDKQSLVTFEWSIAQSQFVLTFGYCGSSLSANPHCITGKQLQQEFNKHQSLPYIVQILHNTFRPLAAIAKFSTKPLLGVIPNRPNIAFRKFAVLPQSSTLLLLIFRNCYALEICFRGKNLVAIRDASHSIADPSKTKPGFLPIQNLKTFLQLYVDEVAKVGGITSRHASTADNEDPPSPITMETDTSVIEPQFMSPQSMPSGPNLGASPIISRTSPQASSTSVNVPSPFSASPSLSSPGNIYGVGSPASQLSALLQPSPVAPQGLAQSPAGLPAQSPATSLQFATPSPAMAGSSPAFSHNMPITSPGPWPMSPQFSTTGQTAKYRPSPSSQTSSGSGLKQPTTPPRPLTARTWASTTPTILSHAAFSKLCAPNPVSSTSRRGLPVMVSSLEKFLCCIYLKRHLMRVIQNEELLSLVRNELSCVMFKVTPPSSSIQPCTNLQYVVNLDTTLTALRLSVKPPHGQEASWKDELATLERFFETRVIRAPYKASAISTFVRLLGAPPNILRDCIKIMKLEMNHDPTKLKWRVEWCLSIPPNAPEILGRGGPAVVLKAKMLFFIQLSKPIPLSPCGEEQVVVVPILHEIQNNTVQQAEVAQGSTASSSEISTNAAIVSATLKRWNEMTPRTGECTIFPAVLELARNLDIPS from the exons ATGAGTTCCAAAATGGCGCCCACCGATGGTCAAGTTGTAGGGAGCACGAAAATCAATCTCTCTATGTTAATAGATTTTCTTCTTCAGAAGACTTACCACGAACTTACTGTGTTATCGGAATT ATTGCCAAGGAAGTCCGATATAGAGAG gaaaattgaaattgtgcaATTTGCTAGCCGAACCCGTCAACAGTTTGTGCGCCTTTTGGCATTGGTAAAATGGGCAGCAAGTGCAGAACGAGTTGACAAATATCAG GCCATGTCAACAATTTTGGATAAGCAATCCATGTTATTTATAGATACTGCCGATATGCTGGCTAGAATGTCAAGGGAGAGTTTGGTCAAGGCAAG GTTACCAACATTTTGTTTACCAGCAGCAGTTGATGTCCTCACTGGAGGAACTTATCCTAGACTTCCTACATGCATCAGG GATAAAATTGTGCCTGCAGATCCAATTACCTCTTCTGAAAAGACTAAAACTTTACGGAGACTGGATCAGGTCATACAACATCGACTGGTGACTTCTAAGCTACCTTCAGAGATGGGAAGTATGATTGTTG CTAATGGCAGGGTAAAATTCAAAGTGGAGCATGAATTTGAG GTTATGCTAACACTTATGGGGGATGAATCCACAATTCCATGGAGGGTTTTACAAATTGACTTTTTGGTTCAAGACATGGAAACTGGGG ATGGGAAGTCTCTTGTACACACCCTTCAG ACACAGTATATTCATCAACTTGTTCAGTCGAGAATGTTTGTGGAAGAGGATCCCTTGGTTGATTTGTATAAGTGTCTGC ATTCGTTTTGCCTTTCTCTTCAGCTGCAAGTCCTTCATTTTCAG GCAAAGCAATTGATCAGAGAGCGATGGGGAGAAAATGTACGAATTGAGGAGTATTCCATTGGAAAGAAACTGGTGATCTCTTATTGGAG GTCCAAAGGTCAGCAACGTCAAAAAACAG TTTACAAAATGACAATTTGTGGAGACGCAACTGATAGTCCAAACTGCCTTTGTGTTCAGCATTTTCCCGCTCTTCCTTCTGAGTTTATGGTGGAGTCCATCTCTAAAGTTACC CCTGGTGATCTGTACATTGAAAAGCTGTTGACGCACACCATCAAAGCACAATCCAATGTAAAGCTCAAG GAATTACTAAAGCTGGTATCCAAGGATTCTTCGTTTGGTTCTCAAG TAACAACAGATGGGACATCTCCAAGTCTTGCTATACAGGTGTCTCCTAACCCCACTCCGGCAGAGATTATCATTGTAGCAGTTGGAAAAAGGACTGGTTGCTTTCAGGTCTCCCTAGGCAATGGTCAAG AGTCTGGTATCTGTGCTGAACTGGGGAACGCACTGGAATCTCACGTAGCCCAGTTTGTCAGTGTGCTTAATGATGCAAG ATGTCAGTTATATGTTCAAAGGTACCTGAGGTCCACTTTGCAACTTCCCGTCACTGTGTCACTGTCATTACCAGTGGTTAATTCGTCCGAGCATACGCGGCTTGCTCAGCTCAGCAGACACAAACTTTTCGTTCGGTTCAGACACTACCCCAATTATTGCCTG GTGGTTGAAGTGTGTTTCGAGGAAGGCTCAAAGGATGTCAGCACCAAGTATCATCTATTGCAAATCAAGCCTTCATTTGGTGAAGACACCACTCACCCAATCACATCGACTGATTCTGCCAGCGATAATCAGCAAGCCAAAAGAGTTGAGGTAAAGAAGGAAGGCAGGAAAAGTCAGGAGCGGTCAAGGCCGAGCTGTGAGGGAACATGGAACACGGTGACAGAGGTCAGTCAGAAAAGACGCCCTCTCTTCGTGACTGCTGGTCATATGGTGACATTGGATCCCAAAAAGTTAACTGACTTTGCTGGAACGCCTCTTTCAG GGATGCTGTGGGAAAACGAGGAAGGTGCGAAAAGAAAACGATCG TctgctgaaaaggaaaatcatttagtcaaaagacaaaaaacaactACAGATGTTTTGGAGGACGGAAGAAACAATTCATCTTATGTCCCTACCTTTGGTCATATGGTTTCTATTTGTCACTCAAGAATTCCATTTATTCAGCTTCGTGAAGAG CTAGGGCGACACAGGATCATTTACCAAGGTCTGACATCGGAAGCCGGTGTTGGTCTCGCTCTAAGACTTTCCAACCTTCCTCTCCCGAAAGATTGCGATCCAACCCTCGTATCATCGCTCCAACCCAGTGTCCTAGACTGTGTACTACGATTCCCTGGGGAATCTCACCGAACATGTCTCATGGAAATGATCATAGATAACTGTCCTCTGGAAGGAATGTTTGTCAGTGAGAAGGATAGAACGAGACACGTACTGTTTGAGTATAGCGCAGAGCAGAATACGGAATATAAAGGAGAGGATGCTGGAGAGAACTGGGCCCGATCTGTTGTTAATAAGCTGTTGAATGACTGGTGTAGCGTATGCAAACTGTATCAACATGCGAGTGAACTGGACGTCTTTCTCAATG ATTCGCAAAGCCATTTTCGTCACATGTGTCGTGTATATTCCTACAACTACAAGCAGCTCACGCTTCAGTATGACCCCGACAAACAGAGTTTG GTGACTTTTGAGTGGTCCATTGCGCAATCGCAGTTTGTGTTAACCTTTGGTTATTGTGGCTCGAGTCTTAGTGCCAATCCTCACTGCATCACTGGCAAACAACTTCAACAAGAGTTCAACAAGCATCAAAGCCTTCCATACATTGTTCAG ATCCTTCATAACACATTCCGCCCACTTGCAGCCATAGCTAAATTTAGCACAAAACCTCTGCTTGGTGTCATACCTAAT cgcCCGAACATCGCGTTTAGAAAGTTTGCTGTCCTTCCTCAATCGTCCACACTTCTTTTACTGATTTTCAGAAACTG TTACGCACTGGAAATTTGCTTCCGAGGGAAGAATCTTGTCGCCATCAGAG ATGCTTCGCACAGCATTGCTGATCCCAGCAAGACCAAACCTGGTTTTCTCCCAATTCAAAACCTAAAG ACTTTTCTTCAATTGTACGTGGATGAAGTGGCCAAAGTTGGAGGAATAACTTCCCGGCATGCCTCCACCGCAGATAACGAAGACCCGCCGTCACCCATCACCATGGAAACCGATACGTCCGTCATAGAACCTCAATTTATGTCACCGCAGTCGATGCCCAGTGGGCCGAATCTTGGTGCATCACCCATAATCTCGCGCACCTCGCCTCAGGCTTCCTCTACTTCAGTGAATGTGCCATCTCCTTTCTCTGCTTCTCCCAGTCTGAGCAGTCCTGGTAACATATACGGTGTAGGGTCGCCAG CTTCTCAGCTCTCTGCTCTGCTCCAGCCGTCACCAGTCGCACCTCAAGGTCTAGCCCAGTCTCCTGCTGGTCTTCCTGCTCAGTCACCGGCGACTAGTCTCCAGTTTGCCACTCCGTCTCCTGCGATGGCTGGATCGTCACCAGCCTTCTCTCATAACATGCCTATTACGTCACCAGGGCCCTGGCCCATGTCTCCACAGTTCTCCACCACAGGGCAGACGGCAAAGTACAG ACCCTCGCCAAGTTCCCAAACTTCCTCAGGAAGTGGGCTGAAACAACCGACAACCCCACCAAGACCGCTGACCGCTCGAACTTGGGCCTCCACTACTCCAACTATCTTGTCTCATGCAGCATTTTCCAAATTGTGTGCGCCAAACCCTGTGTCCTCAACTTCAAGGCGTGGTCTCCCGGTTATGGTGTCCTCACTTGAAAAGTTCTTATGCTGTATCTACTTGAAACGTCATCTTATGCGGGTCATTCAGAATGAAGAACTT CTAAGCTTGGTGCGTAATGAACTAAGTTGTGTGATGTTTAAAGTGACCCCTCCTTCTTCAAGCATTCAACCTTGTACCAATCTGCAGTACGTGGTAAACCTGGATACAACTCTCACTGCACTTCGCCTCAGCGTCAAACCACCGCACGGACAAG AGGCGTCATGGAAGGACGAACTAGCTACACTTGAGCGGTTTTTCGAAACGAGG GTTATTCGTGCGCCATACAAGGCAAGCGCCATATCAACATTTGTTCGCCTCCTTGGTGCCCCACCCAATATATTGCGCGATTGCATAAAGATCATGAAGTTAGAAATG AATCATGATCCTACCAAGTTAAAATGGCGAGTGGAATGGTGCCTCAGCATCCCACCTAATGCCCCAGAAATCTTAGGTCGTGGAGGACCAGCAGTGGTCCTTAAGGCTAAGATGCTATTTTTT ATTCAATTGAGCAAACCTATTCCGTTGTCGCCGTGTGGAGAGGAACAGGTTGTAGTAGTTCCCATTCTTCACGAAATACAAAACAACACGGTCCAACAGGCAGAAGTGGCTCAGGGCTCCACGGCCAGTTCCTCTGAAATTTCAACTAATGCTGCCATTGTTAGTGCGACCTTGAAACGATGGAATGAAATGACGCCGAGAACTG GTGAATGCACAATATTTCCAGCTGTATTGGAGCTCGCAAGGAACCTAGACATTCCTTCGTAA
- the LOC136906628 gene encoding mediator of RNA polymerase II transcription subunit 14-like isoform X1, with amino-acid sequence MSSKMAPTDGQVVGSTKINLSMLIDFLLQKTYHELTVLSELLPRKSDIERKIEIVQFASRTRQQFVRLLALVKWAASAERVDKYQAMSTILDKQSMLFIDTADMLARMSRESLVKARLPTFCLPAAVDVLTGGTYPRLPTCIRDKIVPADPITSSEKTKTLRRLDQVIQHRLVTSKLPSEMGSMIVANGRVKFKVEHEFEVMLTLMGDESTIPWRVLQIDFLVQDMETGDGKSLVHTLQTQYIHQLVQSRMFVEEDPLVDLYKCLHSFCLSLQLQVLHFQAKQLIRERWGENVRIEEYSIGKKLVISYWRSKGQQRQKTVYKMTICGDATDSPNCLCVQHFPALPSEFMVESISKVTPGDLYIEKLLTHTIKAQSNVKLKELLKLVSKDSSFGSQVTTDGTSPSLAIQVSPNPTPAEIIIVAVGKRTGCFQVSLGNGQESGICAELGNALESHVAQFVSVLNDARCQLYVQRYLRSTLQLPVTVSLSLPVVNSSEHTRLAQLSRHKLFVRFRHYPNYCLVVEVCFEEGSKDVSTKYHLLQIKPSFGEDTTHPITSTDSASDNQQAKRVEVKKEGRKSQERSRPSCEGTWNTVTEVSQKRRPLFVTAGHMVTLDPKKLTDFAGTPLSGMLWENEEGAKRKRSLESAEKENHLVKRQKTTTDVLEDGRNNSSYVPTFGHMVSICHSRIPFIQLREELGRHRIIYQGLTSEAGVGLALRLSNLPLPKDCDPTLVSSLQPSVLDCVLRFPGESHRTCLMEMIIDNCPLEGMFVSEKDRTRHVLFEYSAEQNTEYKGEDAGENWARSVVNKLLNDWCSVCKLYQHASELDVFLNDSQSHFRHMCRVYSYNYKQLTLQYDPDKQSLVTFEWSIAQSQFVLTFGYCGSSLSANPHCITGKQLQQEFNKHQSLPYIVQILHNTFRPLAAIAKFSTKPLLGVIPNRPNIAFRKFAVLPQSSTLLLLIFRNCYALEICFRGKNLVAIRDASHSIADPSKTKPGFLPIQNLKTFLQLYVDEVAKVGGITSRHASTADNEDPPSPITMETDTSVIEPQFMSPQSMPSGPNLGASPIISRTSPQASSTSVNVPSPFSASPSLSSPGNIYGVGSPASQLSALLQPSPVAPQGLAQSPAGLPAQSPATSLQFATPSPAMAGSSPAFSHNMPITSPGPWPMSPQFSTTGQTAKYRPSPSSQTSSGSGLKQPTTPPRPLTARTWASTTPTILSHAAFSKLCAPNPVSSTSRRGLPVMVSSLEKFLCCIYLKRHLMRVIQNEELLSLVRNELSCVMFKVTPPSSSIQPCTNLQYVVNLDTTLTALRLSVKPPHGQEASWKDELATLERFFETRVIRAPYKASAISTFVRLLGAPPNILRDCIKIMKLEMNHDPTKLKWRVEWCLSIPPNAPEILGRGGPAVVLKAKMLFFIQLSKPIPLSPCGEEQVVVVPILHEIQNNTVQQAEVAQGSTASSSEISTNAAIVSATLKRWNEMTPRTGECTIFPAVLELARNLDIPS; translated from the exons ATGAGTTCCAAAATGGCGCCCACCGATGGTCAAGTTGTAGGGAGCACGAAAATCAATCTCTCTATGTTAATAGATTTTCTTCTTCAGAAGACTTACCACGAACTTACTGTGTTATCGGAATT ATTGCCAAGGAAGTCCGATATAGAGAG gaaaattgaaattgtgcaATTTGCTAGCCGAACCCGTCAACAGTTTGTGCGCCTTTTGGCATTGGTAAAATGGGCAGCAAGTGCAGAACGAGTTGACAAATATCAG GCCATGTCAACAATTTTGGATAAGCAATCCATGTTATTTATAGATACTGCCGATATGCTGGCTAGAATGTCAAGGGAGAGTTTGGTCAAGGCAAG GTTACCAACATTTTGTTTACCAGCAGCAGTTGATGTCCTCACTGGAGGAACTTATCCTAGACTTCCTACATGCATCAGG GATAAAATTGTGCCTGCAGATCCAATTACCTCTTCTGAAAAGACTAAAACTTTACGGAGACTGGATCAGGTCATACAACATCGACTGGTGACTTCTAAGCTACCTTCAGAGATGGGAAGTATGATTGTTG CTAATGGCAGGGTAAAATTCAAAGTGGAGCATGAATTTGAG GTTATGCTAACACTTATGGGGGATGAATCCACAATTCCATGGAGGGTTTTACAAATTGACTTTTTGGTTCAAGACATGGAAACTGGGG ATGGGAAGTCTCTTGTACACACCCTTCAG ACACAGTATATTCATCAACTTGTTCAGTCGAGAATGTTTGTGGAAGAGGATCCCTTGGTTGATTTGTATAAGTGTCTGC ATTCGTTTTGCCTTTCTCTTCAGCTGCAAGTCCTTCATTTTCAG GCAAAGCAATTGATCAGAGAGCGATGGGGAGAAAATGTACGAATTGAGGAGTATTCCATTGGAAAGAAACTGGTGATCTCTTATTGGAG GTCCAAAGGTCAGCAACGTCAAAAAACAG TTTACAAAATGACAATTTGTGGAGACGCAACTGATAGTCCAAACTGCCTTTGTGTTCAGCATTTTCCCGCTCTTCCTTCTGAGTTTATGGTGGAGTCCATCTCTAAAGTTACC CCTGGTGATCTGTACATTGAAAAGCTGTTGACGCACACCATCAAAGCACAATCCAATGTAAAGCTCAAG GAATTACTAAAGCTGGTATCCAAGGATTCTTCGTTTGGTTCTCAAG TAACAACAGATGGGACATCTCCAAGTCTTGCTATACAGGTGTCTCCTAACCCCACTCCGGCAGAGATTATCATTGTAGCAGTTGGAAAAAGGACTGGTTGCTTTCAGGTCTCCCTAGGCAATGGTCAAG AGTCTGGTATCTGTGCTGAACTGGGGAACGCACTGGAATCTCACGTAGCCCAGTTTGTCAGTGTGCTTAATGATGCAAG ATGTCAGTTATATGTTCAAAGGTACCTGAGGTCCACTTTGCAACTTCCCGTCACTGTGTCACTGTCATTACCAGTGGTTAATTCGTCCGAGCATACGCGGCTTGCTCAGCTCAGCAGACACAAACTTTTCGTTCGGTTCAGACACTACCCCAATTATTGCCTG GTGGTTGAAGTGTGTTTCGAGGAAGGCTCAAAGGATGTCAGCACCAAGTATCATCTATTGCAAATCAAGCCTTCATTTGGTGAAGACACCACTCACCCAATCACATCGACTGATTCTGCCAGCGATAATCAGCAAGCCAAAAGAGTTGAGGTAAAGAAGGAAGGCAGGAAAAGTCAGGAGCGGTCAAGGCCGAGCTGTGAGGGAACATGGAACACGGTGACAGAGGTCAGTCAGAAAAGACGCCCTCTCTTCGTGACTGCTGGTCATATGGTGACATTGGATCCCAAAAAGTTAACTGACTTTGCTGGAACGCCTCTTTCAG GGATGCTGTGGGAAAACGAGGAAGGTGCGAAAAGAAAACGATCG CTTGAGTctgctgaaaaggaaaatcatttagtcaaaagacaaaaaacaactACAGATGTTTTGGAGGACGGAAGAAACAATTCATCTTATGTCCCTACCTTTGGTCATATGGTTTCTATTTGTCACTCAAGAATTCCATTTATTCAGCTTCGTGAAGAG CTAGGGCGACACAGGATCATTTACCAAGGTCTGACATCGGAAGCCGGTGTTGGTCTCGCTCTAAGACTTTCCAACCTTCCTCTCCCGAAAGATTGCGATCCAACCCTCGTATCATCGCTCCAACCCAGTGTCCTAGACTGTGTACTACGATTCCCTGGGGAATCTCACCGAACATGTCTCATGGAAATGATCATAGATAACTGTCCTCTGGAAGGAATGTTTGTCAGTGAGAAGGATAGAACGAGACACGTACTGTTTGAGTATAGCGCAGAGCAGAATACGGAATATAAAGGAGAGGATGCTGGAGAGAACTGGGCCCGATCTGTTGTTAATAAGCTGTTGAATGACTGGTGTAGCGTATGCAAACTGTATCAACATGCGAGTGAACTGGACGTCTTTCTCAATG ATTCGCAAAGCCATTTTCGTCACATGTGTCGTGTATATTCCTACAACTACAAGCAGCTCACGCTTCAGTATGACCCCGACAAACAGAGTTTG GTGACTTTTGAGTGGTCCATTGCGCAATCGCAGTTTGTGTTAACCTTTGGTTATTGTGGCTCGAGTCTTAGTGCCAATCCTCACTGCATCACTGGCAAACAACTTCAACAAGAGTTCAACAAGCATCAAAGCCTTCCATACATTGTTCAG ATCCTTCATAACACATTCCGCCCACTTGCAGCCATAGCTAAATTTAGCACAAAACCTCTGCTTGGTGTCATACCTAAT cgcCCGAACATCGCGTTTAGAAAGTTTGCTGTCCTTCCTCAATCGTCCACACTTCTTTTACTGATTTTCAGAAACTG TTACGCACTGGAAATTTGCTTCCGAGGGAAGAATCTTGTCGCCATCAGAG ATGCTTCGCACAGCATTGCTGATCCCAGCAAGACCAAACCTGGTTTTCTCCCAATTCAAAACCTAAAG ACTTTTCTTCAATTGTACGTGGATGAAGTGGCCAAAGTTGGAGGAATAACTTCCCGGCATGCCTCCACCGCAGATAACGAAGACCCGCCGTCACCCATCACCATGGAAACCGATACGTCCGTCATAGAACCTCAATTTATGTCACCGCAGTCGATGCCCAGTGGGCCGAATCTTGGTGCATCACCCATAATCTCGCGCACCTCGCCTCAGGCTTCCTCTACTTCAGTGAATGTGCCATCTCCTTTCTCTGCTTCTCCCAGTCTGAGCAGTCCTGGTAACATATACGGTGTAGGGTCGCCAG CTTCTCAGCTCTCTGCTCTGCTCCAGCCGTCACCAGTCGCACCTCAAGGTCTAGCCCAGTCTCCTGCTGGTCTTCCTGCTCAGTCACCGGCGACTAGTCTCCAGTTTGCCACTCCGTCTCCTGCGATGGCTGGATCGTCACCAGCCTTCTCTCATAACATGCCTATTACGTCACCAGGGCCCTGGCCCATGTCTCCACAGTTCTCCACCACAGGGCAGACGGCAAAGTACAG ACCCTCGCCAAGTTCCCAAACTTCCTCAGGAAGTGGGCTGAAACAACCGACAACCCCACCAAGACCGCTGACCGCTCGAACTTGGGCCTCCACTACTCCAACTATCTTGTCTCATGCAGCATTTTCCAAATTGTGTGCGCCAAACCCTGTGTCCTCAACTTCAAGGCGTGGTCTCCCGGTTATGGTGTCCTCACTTGAAAAGTTCTTATGCTGTATCTACTTGAAACGTCATCTTATGCGGGTCATTCAGAATGAAGAACTT CTAAGCTTGGTGCGTAATGAACTAAGTTGTGTGATGTTTAAAGTGACCCCTCCTTCTTCAAGCATTCAACCTTGTACCAATCTGCAGTACGTGGTAAACCTGGATACAACTCTCACTGCACTTCGCCTCAGCGTCAAACCACCGCACGGACAAG AGGCGTCATGGAAGGACGAACTAGCTACACTTGAGCGGTTTTTCGAAACGAGG GTTATTCGTGCGCCATACAAGGCAAGCGCCATATCAACATTTGTTCGCCTCCTTGGTGCCCCACCCAATATATTGCGCGATTGCATAAAGATCATGAAGTTAGAAATG AATCATGATCCTACCAAGTTAAAATGGCGAGTGGAATGGTGCCTCAGCATCCCACCTAATGCCCCAGAAATCTTAGGTCGTGGAGGACCAGCAGTGGTCCTTAAGGCTAAGATGCTATTTTTT ATTCAATTGAGCAAACCTATTCCGTTGTCGCCGTGTGGAGAGGAACAGGTTGTAGTAGTTCCCATTCTTCACGAAATACAAAACAACACGGTCCAACAGGCAGAAGTGGCTCAGGGCTCCACGGCCAGTTCCTCTGAAATTTCAACTAATGCTGCCATTGTTAGTGCGACCTTGAAACGATGGAATGAAATGACGCCGAGAACTG GTGAATGCACAATATTTCCAGCTGTATTGGAGCTCGCAAGGAACCTAGACATTCCTTCGTAA